A region of Nocardioides sp. JS614 DNA encodes the following proteins:
- the eccD gene encoding type VII secretion integral membrane protein EccD, translating to MTQATAGRSGLVRVTVASGARRVDLVLPGAVPVAELVPELARSVGLLDPATVYAGYRLVTAEGRRLAGDAGLVIQGVEDGGLLTVAAGVDDEPPRVYDDVVEAMTDVVEHDLRPWEPASGRRTALVAAGLLMALGAVALLIQRGSLLAGATAVVVAVTLTAAAVVLSRAQREAEAGVAVAWMATGYAAVAGLLLVTEDDPFFGLPVAAAGGAVLLTGLAGLVGLGAGRALAIPPVVVGAVFLATGLVMRAAEFDPAAVLTSTLVLVVLAGSVLPWLALAVTGTSVDPMYTVADVTAEPRPIDPARVAADARVAHEILVAVSATVGLLLVVVAPLAVSLGVAGTVLAVLCCLVVMLRTRQYRTGSEVLVGLVSGVVGLLAVAASMLWLHPDWRPTAAVVLAATGAALLALTMLPAPPSVRRGRLGDLAETVALLGLLPLLVLATGLFDAIRS from the coding sequence ATGACCCAGGCGACCGCCGGCAGGTCCGGCCTGGTCCGGGTGACGGTCGCCTCCGGCGCCCGCCGCGTGGACCTCGTCCTGCCGGGCGCAGTGCCGGTCGCCGAGCTGGTTCCCGAGCTGGCCCGCAGCGTCGGCCTGCTCGACCCGGCCACGGTCTACGCCGGCTACCGTCTCGTGACCGCTGAGGGGCGCCGGCTCGCGGGCGACGCCGGCCTGGTGATCCAGGGCGTCGAGGACGGCGGCCTGCTGACGGTCGCGGCCGGTGTCGACGACGAGCCGCCCCGCGTCTACGACGACGTCGTCGAGGCGATGACCGACGTGGTCGAGCACGACCTGCGGCCCTGGGAGCCGGCGTCGGGACGCCGTACCGCCCTCGTGGCCGCCGGCCTGCTGATGGCGCTGGGCGCGGTGGCGCTGCTGATCCAGCGCGGCTCGCTGCTCGCCGGCGCCACGGCGGTCGTGGTCGCGGTCACCCTGACGGCCGCAGCGGTCGTGCTCTCCCGTGCGCAGCGCGAGGCCGAGGCCGGGGTCGCGGTCGCCTGGATGGCGACCGGGTACGCCGCGGTCGCCGGGCTGCTGCTGGTGACCGAGGACGACCCGTTCTTCGGGCTGCCCGTCGCGGCCGCAGGAGGGGCCGTTCTGCTCACCGGGCTGGCCGGCCTCGTCGGCCTCGGCGCGGGCCGCGCCCTGGCGATCCCGCCCGTGGTGGTCGGCGCGGTCTTCCTCGCGACCGGGCTGGTGATGCGGGCCGCCGAGTTCGACCCCGCGGCCGTGCTCACGTCGACGCTGGTCCTGGTGGTGCTCGCCGGGAGCGTGCTCCCGTGGCTGGCCCTGGCGGTGACCGGCACGTCGGTCGACCCGATGTACACGGTCGCGGACGTCACCGCCGAGCCACGGCCGATCGACCCGGCCCGGGTCGCCGCGGACGCCCGCGTCGCCCACGAGATCCTGGTCGCCGTCTCGGCGACCGTCGGTCTCCTGCTCGTCGTGGTGGCGCCACTGGCGGTCTCGCTGGGCGTCGCCGGGACGGTCCTCGCGGTGCTGTGCTGCCTGGTCGTGATGCTGCGGACCCGCCAGTACCGCACCGGCTCGGAGGTCCTGGTCGGCCTGGTGTCCGGGGTGGTCGGGCTGCTCGCGGTGGCGGCCTCGATGCTGTGGCTGCACCCCGACTGGCGCCCCACGGCCGCGGTCGTGCTCGCCGCGACCGGGGCGGCGCTCCTCGCGCTGACCATGCTGCCCGCGCCGCCGTCGGTGCGCCGTGGGCGCCTCGGCGACCTCGCCGAGACCGTCGCGCTGCTGGGCCTGCTGCCGCTGCTCGTCCTCGCGACGGGCCTGTTCGACGCCATCCGGTCCTGA
- a CDS encoding type VII secretion protein EccC has translation MSTTLRGTRLDAPELPTGQVVLQPPPRIEPNEGASGVLMNAIPMLGSLGSIVLVATMGRASGGRGFLAAGMFLFATLGFIVVQLDRQRKQRTQQVSGSRTEYLRYLANVRKVAREAADQQRRALTWQHPDPSALPALADERSRVWEHTTSDPTFLHVRYGVCAQPLSLELVPPESTPIDQVDPAAASALHRLLVVHRLQPDLPASIDLRAFDRIEVCGPEEPARSLARSLICSATVFHSPDQLAVAVLTSEQHLARWDWLKWLPHAQSGRLSDAVGPMRMVSTSLADLAALLPADLGERPRFGADERPATPHLLLVVDDGELPPGNHVVPPDGLHGVTLLDLPARWDDLEDATRLRLQLTAEPADDGRHPVLALRLREQPIRARADQCSIATAEALARRLTPLHTIAAGGVEPGTGEIAGTADYLELLALGDVHTLDPATAWRPRPARDRLRVPIGLGEGGSVVHLDIKESAQQGMGPHGLVIGATGSGKSEFLRTLVLGLALTHSPEQLNMVLVDFKGGATFAGMADLPHVSAVITNLAQELTLVDRMQDALSGEMVRRQELLREAGNYASVRDYERARVAGEDLVPLPSLFIVVDEFSEMLSAKPEFIDLFVAIGRLGRSLGLHLLLASQRLEEGRLRGLESHLSYRIGLRTFSAGESRTVLGVPDAYELPADPGLGYLKPDPATMLRFKAAYVSGPPSGRVRVRRDEGGHLRGILPFTIAEVQALDVADPEPEPVAVEQPGDQESLLDLAVRRMVGHGPAAHQVWLPPLDVPDTLDDLMPDLTEDPRHGLVSAHWRQLGGLIVPLGTADRPREQRRDTFTVDLGGSGGHAAVVGGPRSGKSTLLRTMVASISLTTTPQESQFFVLDFGGGTFTPYADLPHVAGVGTRSEPDVVRRIVAEVRGVVDRREAYFRAHGIDSIETYRSRRAAGRADDGYGDVFLVVDGWSTLRADFDDLELELQQLATRGLTFGLHLLVGAARWADFRAAVRDLFGTRLELRLGDPMDSEIDRKVAALVPAGRPGRGLTASRLHFLAALPRVDGSADVEALGDGVDHLVKRVAAAWAGPTGPKLRLLPERIGLDDVRTLARPAAEDRRLLLGVTESDLGPVALDGDAEPHLLVFGDGRSGKSALLRAYAREVMRTRTPQQAQLVVVDYRRSLLGEVPEEYLVDYLTSARLAQPALQDLASYLESRIPGPDVTPDQLRNRSWWTGAEVFVLVDDYDLVATQQGSPVQALQPLLPQARDLGLHLVVARRSGGASRALYEPVIQSLRDLAMPGLLLSGSPDEGPLLGTHKPQPAPPGRGRLVTRDRGAEVVQLAWCEPSL, from the coding sequence GTGAGCACGACGCTGCGCGGCACACGTCTGGACGCGCCGGAGCTGCCGACCGGCCAGGTGGTGCTGCAGCCGCCACCGCGGATCGAGCCCAACGAGGGCGCGAGCGGCGTGCTGATGAACGCGATCCCGATGCTCGGCAGCCTGGGCTCCATCGTGCTGGTCGCCACGATGGGCCGCGCCAGCGGCGGCCGGGGCTTCCTCGCCGCGGGCATGTTCCTGTTCGCGACCCTCGGCTTCATCGTGGTCCAGCTGGACCGGCAGCGGAAGCAGCGCACGCAGCAGGTCAGCGGATCGCGCACGGAGTACCTGCGCTACCTCGCGAACGTCCGCAAGGTCGCCCGGGAGGCGGCCGACCAGCAGCGCCGGGCCCTCACCTGGCAGCACCCCGACCCGTCCGCGCTGCCGGCGCTCGCCGACGAGCGGTCGCGGGTCTGGGAGCACACGACGTCCGACCCGACCTTCCTGCACGTGCGGTACGGCGTGTGCGCCCAGCCACTGTCCCTCGAGCTGGTGCCGCCGGAGAGCACGCCGATCGACCAGGTCGACCCGGCCGCGGCCTCGGCGCTGCACCGGCTGCTGGTCGTCCACCGGCTGCAGCCCGACCTGCCCGCCTCGATCGACCTGCGGGCCTTCGACCGGATCGAGGTGTGCGGCCCGGAGGAGCCGGCCCGCTCCCTGGCCCGGTCCCTGATCTGCTCCGCCACCGTCTTCCACTCCCCCGACCAGCTGGCCGTAGCGGTGCTGACCTCCGAGCAGCACCTGGCGCGCTGGGACTGGCTCAAGTGGCTGCCGCACGCCCAGAGCGGGCGGCTGTCCGACGCCGTCGGCCCGATGCGGATGGTGTCCACCTCGCTCGCCGACCTGGCGGCACTGCTGCCGGCGGACCTCGGCGAGCGGCCGCGCTTCGGCGCCGACGAGCGACCCGCGACGCCACACCTGCTGCTCGTCGTCGACGACGGCGAGCTCCCGCCCGGCAACCACGTCGTACCTCCCGACGGCCTGCACGGCGTGACGCTGCTCGACCTGCCCGCGCGCTGGGACGACCTCGAGGACGCCACCCGGCTGCGCCTCCAGCTCACCGCGGAGCCCGCCGACGACGGCCGCCACCCGGTGCTCGCGCTGCGGCTGCGGGAGCAGCCGATCCGCGCCAGGGCCGACCAGTGCAGCATCGCGACCGCGGAGGCACTGGCGCGACGGCTCACGCCGCTGCACACGATCGCCGCCGGCGGCGTCGAGCCGGGCACCGGCGAGATCGCCGGGACGGCCGACTACCTCGAGCTGCTGGCGCTCGGCGACGTCCACACGCTCGACCCCGCGACCGCCTGGCGGCCGCGACCGGCCCGCGACCGGCTGCGGGTCCCGATCGGGCTCGGCGAGGGCGGCTCGGTCGTGCACCTGGACATCAAGGAGTCGGCCCAGCAGGGCATGGGTCCCCACGGTCTCGTGATCGGCGCCACCGGCTCCGGCAAGTCGGAGTTCCTGCGCACCCTGGTGCTCGGCCTCGCGCTCACCCACTCCCCCGAGCAGCTCAACATGGTGCTCGTCGACTTCAAGGGCGGTGCGACGTTCGCGGGCATGGCGGACCTGCCGCACGTCTCGGCGGTGATCACCAACCTCGCCCAGGAGCTGACCCTGGTCGACCGGATGCAGGACGCCCTGTCCGGGGAGATGGTCCGCCGCCAGGAGCTGCTGCGGGAGGCCGGCAACTACGCCTCCGTCCGCGACTACGAGCGGGCCCGGGTCGCCGGCGAGGACCTGGTCCCGCTGCCGTCGCTGTTCATCGTCGTCGACGAGTTCTCCGAGATGCTCTCGGCGAAGCCGGAGTTCATCGACCTGTTCGTCGCGATCGGCCGGCTCGGCCGCTCCCTGGGCCTGCACCTGCTGCTCGCGTCGCAGCGCCTCGAGGAGGGCCGGCTGCGCGGGCTGGAGTCGCACCTCTCCTACCGGATCGGGCTGCGCACCTTCAGCGCCGGCGAGTCCCGCACCGTCCTCGGCGTGCCGGATGCCTACGAGCTGCCGGCCGACCCGGGGCTCGGCTACCTCAAGCCGGACCCGGCCACGATGCTGCGCTTCAAGGCGGCCTACGTCTCCGGCCCGCCGTCGGGCCGGGTGCGGGTGCGCCGCGACGAGGGCGGGCACCTGCGCGGCATCCTGCCGTTCACGATCGCCGAGGTGCAGGCCCTCGACGTGGCCGATCCCGAGCCCGAGCCGGTCGCCGTCGAGCAGCCGGGCGACCAGGAGTCGCTGCTCGACCTCGCCGTACGCCGGATGGTCGGGCACGGCCCCGCAGCACACCAGGTCTGGCTCCCACCCCTGGACGTCCCCGACACCCTCGACGACCTGATGCCGGACCTCACCGAGGACCCCCGCCACGGCCTGGTCTCCGCGCACTGGCGCCAGCTCGGCGGCCTGATCGTGCCGCTCGGGACCGCCGACCGGCCCCGCGAGCAGCGCCGCGACACCTTCACCGTCGACCTGGGCGGCTCGGGCGGCCACGCGGCGGTGGTCGGCGGCCCGCGCAGCGGCAAGAGCACGCTGCTGCGCACGATGGTCGCGAGCATCTCGCTCACCACCACGCCCCAGGAGTCGCAGTTCTTCGTCCTCGACTTCGGCGGCGGGACGTTCACGCCGTACGCCGACCTGCCGCACGTCGCCGGCGTCGGGACCCGCTCGGAGCCGGACGTGGTCCGCCGCATCGTCGCGGAGGTGCGCGGGGTCGTCGACCGCCGCGAGGCCTACTTCCGGGCCCACGGCATCGACTCCATCGAGACCTACCGCTCGCGCCGGGCCGCCGGCCGCGCCGACGACGGATACGGCGACGTGTTCCTCGTGGTCGACGGCTGGAGCACCCTGCGTGCCGACTTCGACGACCTCGAGCTCGAGCTCCAGCAGCTCGCCACCCGTGGCCTCACCTTCGGCCTGCACCTGCTGGTCGGCGCGGCCCGGTGGGCGGACTTCCGGGCGGCCGTGCGCGACCTGTTCGGGACCCGTCTCGAGCTGCGCCTCGGCGACCCGATGGACTCCGAGATCGACCGCAAGGTCGCCGCGCTCGTGCCGGCGGGTCGGCCCGGCCGGGGCCTGACGGCGAGCCGGCTGCACTTCCTCGCCGCGCTGCCCCGCGTCGACGGCTCCGCCGACGTGGAGGCCCTCGGCGACGGGGTGGACCACCTGGTCAAGCGGGTCGCCGCGGCCTGGGCCGGACCGACCGGCCCCAAGCTGCGGCTGCTGCCGGAGCGGATCGGCCTGGACGACGTACGCACCCTGGCGCGGCCCGCCGCCGAGGACCGCCGCCTGCTCCTCGGCGTCACCGAGTCCGACCTCGGCCCGGTGGCCCTGGACGGGGACGCCGAGCCGCACCTGCTGGTGTTCGGCGACGGCCGGTCCGGCAAGAGCGCGCTCCTGCGCGCCTACGCGCGCGAGGTGATGCGGACGCGCACACCCCAGCAGGCCCAGCTGGTCGTCGTCGACTACCGGCGCTCGCTGCTCGGCGAGGTGCCCGAGGAGTACCTCGTCGACTACCTCACCTCCGCCCGCCTGGCGCAGCCGGCGCTCCAGGACCTCGCGTCCTACCTCGAGTCCCGCATCCCCGGCCCGGACGTCACCCCCGACCAGCTCCGCAACCGCTCCTGGTGGACGGGCGCGGAGGTGTTCGTGCTCGTCGACGACTACGACCTGGTCGCCACCCAGCAGGGCTCGCCGGTGCAGGCGCTGCAGCCGCTGCTGCCCCAGGCCCGCGACCTCGGCCTGCACCTGGTGGTGGCCCGGCGCTCCGGCGGCGCGTCGCGGGCGCTCTACGAGCCGGTGATCCAGTCGCTGCGCGACCTCGCGATGCCCGGCCTGCTGCTCTCCGGCAGCCCCGACGAGGGGCCCCTCCTCGGCACCCACAAGCCGCAGCCCGCCCCGCCCGGCCGCGGCCGCCTGGTCACCCGCGACCGCGGTGCCGAGGTCGTGCAGCTGGCGTGGTGCGAGCCGAGCCTGTGA
- a CDS encoding WXG100 family type VII secretion target, with product MTLDGLRVNHAGLDTVADDLGQAVKRIDDRLNRLESELAPLRSDWSGSAQQAYTAAKAKWDGAMQEMKGLLQETSSTVVQSNAEYRAADQRGAASFDI from the coding sequence ATGACTCTCGACGGACTTCGCGTCAACCATGCCGGTCTCGACACCGTCGCCGACGACCTCGGCCAGGCGGTCAAGCGGATCGACGACCGGCTCAACCGGCTCGAGTCGGAGCTCGCCCCGCTGCGCAGCGACTGGAGCGGTAGCGCCCAGCAGGCCTACACCGCGGCCAAGGCCAAGTGGGACGGCGCCATGCAGGAGATGAAGGGGCTGCTCCAGGAGACCAGCAGCACCGTGGTGCAGTCGAACGCCGAGTACCGCGCGGCCGACCAGCGCGGCGCGGCCTCCTTCGACATCTGA
- a CDS encoding WXG100 family type VII secretion target — MSQAPEMGQGERTLTRAAGLVADAKADFDGLSKSLEQQILAQQGKWVGAGGSAFFTLHQAWTDRQRIITNALNEFEASLTSTERDNMSTDETQSSSYHRVAGRLG, encoded by the coding sequence ATGTCGCAAGCACCGGAGATGGGACAGGGGGAGCGCACGCTCACCCGCGCCGCGGGCCTCGTGGCCGACGCCAAGGCGGACTTCGACGGCCTGAGCAAGAGCCTCGAGCAGCAGATCCTCGCCCAGCAGGGCAAGTGGGTCGGCGCCGGCGGCTCGGCGTTCTTCACGCTGCACCAGGCCTGGACCGACCGGCAGCGCATCATCACCAACGCGCTCAACGAGTTCGAGGCGTCGTTGACCTCGACCGAGCGGGACAACATGAGCACCGACGAGACCCAGTCGTCGAGCTACCACCGCGTCGCCGGCCGGCTCGGCTGA